The following are encoded in a window of uncultured Ilyobacter sp. genomic DNA:
- a CDS encoding XRE family transcriptional regulator — protein MIIGEKIKRLRQGKLLTQEELADRCELSKGFISQLERDLTSPSIATLVDILESLGTNLKEFFNEEEDEKIVFSDDDFFEFEDNDLKYRIDWIVPNAQKNAMEPILITLDKGGSYKLESAHEGEEFGYVLKGNIYVHLGEQKHKAKKGESFYYKAKKDHYISNAGKVEAKVIWVSTPPSF, from the coding sequence ATGATAATTGGTGAAAAAATAAAGAGGCTGCGACAGGGGAAGCTGCTTACACAGGAGGAGTTAGCAGACAGGTGTGAACTGTCTAAGGGATTTATCTCTCAACTAGAAAGAGACCTGACATCTCCGTCTATAGCCACCCTTGTAGATATATTAGAAAGTCTAGGTACAAACTTAAAAGAATTCTTTAATGAAGAGGAAGATGAAAAAATTGTATTCTCAGATGATGATTTTTTTGAATTTGAGGACAATGATCTAAAATACAGGATTGATTGGATAGTTCCAAATGCTCAGAAAAATGCCATGGAACCTATCCTCATAACCTTAGACAAGGGAGGTTCTTATAAACTAGAATCTGCTCACGAGGGAGAAGAATTTGGTTATGTTCTAAAAGGAAATATCTATGTTCATCTAGGCGAACAAAAACACAAGGCTAAAAAAGGCGAAAGTTTTTATTATAAAGCTAAAAAAGACCACTACATATCCAATGCAGGGAAGGTAGAAGCAAAAGTAATATGGGTGAGTACACCTCCGTCATTTTAA
- the speD gene encoding adenosylmethionine decarboxylase produces the protein MKLETLGRHILIEYYNCDEEVLKSPEIIEKHMNEAARIANATIVNSVFHHFNPYGVSGAVIISESHLAIHTWPEYGYAAVDVFTCGDKINPWTAFDYLEKMFGASRSESIEVPRGMTEKIKKFHPNGDDLGKIVFKPDAE, from the coding sequence ATGAAATTAGAAACTTTAGGGAGACACATTTTAATAGAGTACTACAACTGCGACGAAGAAGTATTGAAAAGTCCTGAGATTATTGAAAAGCACATGAATGAAGCTGCTAGAATTGCAAATGCAACTATAGTGAACTCTGTATTTCATCATTTCAATCCTTACGGAGTTTCAGGAGCTGTAATAATATCTGAATCCCACTTGGCAATCCATACGTGGCCAGAGTACGGCTATGCAGCTGTAGACGTTTTTACATGCGGAGATAAGATCAATCCGTGGACAGCTTTTGACTATCTAGAAAAAATGTTTGGAGCTAGCAGAAGTGAATCTATAGAGGTACCTAGAGGTATGACTGAAAAGATAAAAAAATTCCATCCAAATGGAGATGACCTTGGAAAAATAGTATTTAAGCCAGATGCTGAGTAA
- the speE gene encoding polyamine aminopropyltransferase, which yields MLNLWFTEDWTPECRFSIKIKEHLHTEKSPFQQLDFFDSYEFGKFFTLDGIMMANEKDEFVYHDMISHVALATNLNIKKVLVIGGGDGGTVREITRYPHIEKIDMVEIDERVVRLCQKYLVQTSCKLDDPRVNLYFQDGLKFVEDTEEGNYDLILVDSTDPIGPGEGLFTKEFYTNCFRALSDDGILINQHESPYFDKEAGQMKRAHKRIKDLFPISKVYQFHIPTYPSGHWLFGFASKKYDPVEDHKPEEWKKFGLKTKYYNSEIHKASFALPTFVKDMLEESE from the coding sequence ATGCTTAATCTTTGGTTTACAGAAGATTGGACACCAGAGTGTAGATTTTCTATAAAAATTAAAGAACATCTTCATACAGAAAAAAGCCCTTTTCAGCAATTGGATTTTTTTGACTCCTATGAGTTTGGGAAATTTTTTACCCTTGACGGGATCATGATGGCTAATGAAAAAGATGAGTTTGTATATCATGATATGATCTCCCATGTTGCCCTTGCAACTAATCTAAATATAAAAAAGGTCCTTGTAATCGGTGGTGGAGACGGGGGAACTGTGAGAGAGATAACTAGATATCCTCACATAGAAAAAATAGATATGGTAGAGATAGATGAAAGAGTGGTAAGACTCTGTCAGAAATATCTCGTGCAGACGTCATGCAAACTAGACGACCCTAGAGTAAATCTTTACTTCCAAGATGGACTGAAGTTTGTAGAAGATACAGAGGAGGGAAATTATGACCTTATACTTGTTGATTCTACGGACCCAATAGGTCCTGGAGAGGGACTTTTTACAAAGGAGTTTTATACAAACTGCTTTAGAGCCCTTTCTGATGACGGAATTCTTATTAATCAGCATGAAAGTCCTTATTTTGATAAGGAAGCAGGGCAGATGAAAAGAGCTCACAAGAGAATAAAAGACCTTTTTCCGATTTCAAAAGTATATCAATTTCATATACCAACTTATCCCTCGGGACACTGGCTTTTTGGATTTGCCTCCAAGAAGTATGATCCTGTTGAAGATCATAAACCTGAAGAGTGGAAAAAGTTTGGTCTTAAGACTAAATACTATAATTCGGAGATCCATAAGGCCTCATTTGCACTTCCTACTTTTGTAAAGGATATGCTAGAAGAGTCTGAATAA
- the metK gene encoding methionine adenosyltransferase: MENKIFFTSECVSPGHPDKIADQISDAVLDACIAEDPNSRVACEVFCTTGQVVVGGEITTNTYVDVQQIVRDKIDEIGYKQGMGFDSDCGVLNAIHSQSPDIAMGVDIGGAGDQGIMFGGAVKETPELMPLALVLAREIIVKYTRMARSKEIIWGRPDAKSQVTLAYNKNGKVDHVDTVVVSVQHNPEVSQEEIHTTIIEKIVKPVLEKYNMNPGKVKHYHINPTGRFVIGGPHGDAGLTGRKIIVDTYGGYFRHGGGAFSGKDPSKVDRSAAYAARWVAKNIVAAELAEKCEIQLSYAIGVVEPTSVKVDTFGTGKIEEIKLAEIVQKVFDLSPRGIELALELRSGNFKYQDLAAFGHIGRTDLDLPWERTNKIEAIKKLV, encoded by the coding sequence ATGGAAAATAAAATATTTTTTACTTCAGAGTGTGTATCACCAGGTCACCCAGACAAGATAGCCGACCAGATATCTGACGCAGTGCTAGATGCATGTATAGCAGAAGATCCAAACTCTAGAGTAGCATGTGAGGTATTCTGTACAACAGGGCAGGTAGTGGTAGGAGGAGAGATAACTACTAATACCTATGTAGATGTACAGCAGATAGTGAGAGACAAGATAGACGAGATAGGATACAAGCAGGGTATGGGATTTGACTCAGACTGCGGAGTGCTGAACGCAATCCATTCACAGTCACCTGATATAGCCATGGGTGTGGATATAGGGGGAGCAGGAGACCAGGGGATCATGTTTGGAGGAGCTGTAAAAGAGACTCCGGAACTCATGCCTTTGGCTCTTGTACTTGCAAGAGAGATAATCGTAAAATACACAAGAATGGCTAGATCTAAAGAGATAATCTGGGGAAGACCAGATGCAAAATCTCAGGTAACTCTGGCATACAATAAAAACGGGAAGGTAGACCACGTGGATACAGTGGTGGTATCTGTACAGCATAACCCTGAAGTCAGCCAGGAAGAGATACACACGACAATAATCGAAAAAATAGTAAAGCCTGTCCTTGAAAAATACAACATGAATCCAGGAAAGGTAAAACACTACCATATTAACCCTACAGGAAGATTTGTAATCGGAGGACCTCACGGAGATGCAGGTCTTACAGGAAGAAAGATAATAGTAGATACCTACGGAGGATACTTCAGACACGGTGGAGGGGCTTTCTCAGGAAAAGATCCTTCCAAGGTGGACAGATCGGCAGCTTATGCAGCAAGATGGGTAGCTAAAAACATAGTGGCGGCAGAACTGGCAGAAAAATGTGAGATACAGCTTTCCTATGCTATAGGGGTAGTAGAGCCTACGTCTGTAAAAGTAGATACCTTTGGAACAGGAAAAATAGAGGAGATAAAACTGGCAGAGATAGTACAAAAAGTATTTGATCTAAGCCCTAGAGGAATAGAACTTGCCTTAGAATTAAGATCAGGAAACTTTAAGTATCAGGACCTAGCGGCCTTTGGTCACATAGGAAGAACCGATTTAGACCTTCCTTGGGAAAGAACAAACAAAATAGAGGCTATAAAAAAGCTTGTGTAA
- the aroB gene encoding 3-dehydroquinate synthase encodes MKEIRMDLGDRSYPILVNKGIIGELKNYVEKYEKIILLSNTKVGALYSEKVLDILEKTGKNISYFEVSDGEEHKSIESAFGIYDFMVENDFDRSSLVISLGGGVITDLGGYVAATYMRGIDFIQIPTSLLSQVDASIGGKVAVNHPKAKNLIGAFYQPKLVLIDVDFLKTLPEKEFKAGMGEIIKHSFLKDDDYFDYLVENAQAVKDLKADEIIEVIKRSCVIKKNIVEEDEKEKGIRAIVNLGHTYAHALETATEYKGYSHGEAVAKGIIYEILLSRKLGYIEKDFLDRGKKIFEKYEIDCEPIKIEIERVISLMKKDKKNKGGKIKFVLPTGKGTVSVEDVSEDVIRDVNEGLNKRVIKGVVDIGTNSCRLFIAEVEKTGKGYFIKRKLRKELEITKLGEKVNHNGYLLDSAMTRTAEVLKNYSDKMISYGVTERIVCATSATRDSSNRDLFIDRVRSESGLEIKCITGDEEARLSFKGAGDDINGELLLIDIGGGSTEFINGSRDNINFIKSFDIGAVRVTEKFFLNDDHSEENIKSAEQWVKNKIEEVKKLSSRNFLLVGVAGTVTTNVTVQEKMVEYDTEKVHKYNLTMGDVDENIELYLSKKLEERKKIKGLPPKRAEVIIAGTFILKWIMEILGRDEMLVSENDILEGMMES; translated from the coding sequence ATGAAAGAGATAAGAATGGATCTAGGGGATAGAAGCTATCCTATCCTGGTGAACAAGGGGATAATAGGAGAACTTAAAAATTATGTAGAGAAATATGAAAAAATAATCTTATTGTCAAATACAAAAGTCGGGGCTCTTTACTCTGAAAAAGTTTTGGATATTCTTGAGAAAACAGGAAAAAATATAAGCTATTTTGAAGTTAGCGACGGAGAGGAACATAAGAGTATAGAAAGTGCCTTTGGAATATATGATTTTATGGTGGAGAATGATTTTGACAGGAGTTCACTTGTAATAAGCCTAGGGGGGGGAGTTATAACAGACCTAGGTGGCTACGTAGCCGCAACTTATATGAGGGGAATTGACTTTATACAGATCCCGACATCCCTGCTCTCACAGGTAGATGCAAGTATAGGTGGAAAGGTGGCTGTAAACCATCCTAAGGCGAAAAATCTTATAGGGGCTTTTTATCAGCCGAAACTTGTATTAATCGATGTAGATTTTCTAAAAACTCTCCCAGAAAAGGAGTTTAAAGCTGGGATGGGGGAGATCATAAAGCATTCATTTTTGAAAGATGATGATTATTTTGATTATCTAGTTGAGAATGCACAGGCTGTAAAAGATCTAAAAGCAGATGAAATCATAGAAGTGATAAAAAGATCTTGTGTGATAAAGAAGAATATAGTGGAAGAGGACGAAAAGGAGAAGGGAATAAGAGCTATAGTAAACCTAGGGCACACCTATGCCCACGCCTTAGAGACGGCTACGGAGTATAAAGGGTATTCCCATGGAGAGGCCGTTGCTAAAGGGATAATCTACGAGATACTGTTGTCGCGGAAGTTAGGCTATATAGAAAAAGATTTTTTAGATAGAGGAAAAAAGATATTCGAGAAGTATGAAATTGATTGTGAGCCTATAAAAATTGAGATTGAAAGAGTTATATCCCTTATGAAAAAAGATAAAAAAAATAAGGGTGGGAAAATAAAGTTTGTCCTGCCTACAGGAAAGGGGACTGTATCTGTAGAGGATGTCTCTGAAGATGTAATAAGAGATGTAAATGAAGGGCTCAACAAAAGGGTTATAAAAGGGGTTGTGGATATAGGAACAAATTCCTGCAGGCTTTTTATAGCTGAAGTAGAGAAAACCGGAAAAGGATATTTTATCAAAAGAAAGCTTCGTAAAGAACTTGAGATAACAAAACTTGGGGAAAAAGTTAATCATAATGGTTACCTTTTAGATAGTGCAATGACTAGGACTGCAGAGGTCTTGAAAAATTATTCTGATAAAATGATCAGCTACGGTGTAACTGAAAGGATCGTATGTGCCACTTCAGCTACGAGGGATTCATCTAACAGGGACCTGTTTATTGACAGAGTAAGGAGTGAATCCGGTCTTGAGATAAAATGTATCACAGGGGATGAAGAGGCAAGACTAAGCTTTAAAGGGGCAGGAGATGATATAAACGGAGAGCTTCTTCTGATAGATATAGGAGGAGGAAGCACAGAGTTTATAAACGGTTCTAGAGACAATATAAATTTTATAAAAAGTTTTGATATAGGGGCTGTCAGAGTAACAGAAAAATTCTTTTTGAATGATGACCATAGTGAAGAGAATATAAAGTCAGCTGAACAATGGGTCAAAAATAAAATTGAAGAGGTAAAAAAGCTTAGCTCAAGAAATTTTTTACTTGTAGGTGTTGCAGGGACAGTGACAACAAATGTTACAGTACAAGAAAAAATGGTGGAGTATGATACTGAAAAGGTGCACAAGTACAATCTAACAATGGGAGATGTAGATGAAAATATAGAGCTTTACCTATCAAAAAAATTGGAAGAAAGAAAAAAAATAAAAGGACTTCCACCTAAACGTGCCGAAGTAATAATTGCAGGGACTTTTATTCTTAAATGGATAATGGAAATACTCGGAAGAGATGAGATGTTAGTTTCTGAAAATGATATTCTAGAGGGAATGATGGAAAGCTAA
- a CDS encoding acylphosphatase translates to MITHHFIVKGRVQGVGFRFFTYHIANEYKIKGWVKNLWNGDVEVIAQGEDKYIEVFKKLMETGPPSSRVKSIEEEIFDGEKYDDFNIEY, encoded by the coding sequence ATGATTACGCACCACTTCATAGTGAAAGGGCGTGTGCAGGGAGTAGGGTTTAGATTTTTTACTTATCACATAGCCAATGAATACAAGATAAAAGGATGGGTCAAAAATCTCTGGAATGGAGATGTGGAAGTAATAGCTCAAGGGGAAGACAAATATATAGAGGTATTTAAAAAACTTATGGAGACCGGGCCTCCATCTTCTAGAGTGAAGAGTATAGAGGAAGAGATCTTTGATGGTGAAAAATATGATGATTTCAACATAGAATATTGA
- a CDS encoding iron-containing alcohol dehydrogenase → MGKQLISPISLIGSGALKEAGEELKKLGLKKGFIVVSKALFEKGLLKDLTDIFEKNSLDYMIYTIENMNPDLDIINDGIEEFSESNCDFIISFGGRDTGKCAKGIAMGLKCYEENNSINCYINAEIPFAAVVINSWINDDNSIYQYHNHKVKLNKTVNPFMVVIDSELIRNLPTVAMASVGIDSLTYSVEALVSTGATLVSDTFAFEALKILKKNLEEFIKGKNSKEIREQLTYANYLANMAFNNIAVVPGQIERTSGFHTPAFDMESIDTKMKEIAEIFGIESKDEKISIEVMEEIKRLSNMIKVDPSSRKDENVIMY, encoded by the coding sequence ATGGGGAAACAACTTATATCGCCAATAAGCCTTATTGGTTCAGGAGCACTGAAAGAAGCAGGAGAGGAGCTTAAAAAACTTGGATTAAAAAAAGGCTTCATAGTTGTATCAAAAGCCCTCTTTGAAAAAGGTTTGCTAAAAGATTTAACTGATATTTTTGAAAAAAATTCTCTGGATTACATGATTTATACAATTGAGAATATGAATCCTGATTTAGATATAATAAATGACGGAATAGAAGAGTTTTCAGAAAGTAATTGTGATTTTATAATTTCTTTTGGAGGCAGAGATACTGGGAAATGTGCCAAAGGAATAGCTATGGGTTTAAAATGTTATGAAGAGAATAATTCTATTAACTGCTATATAAATGCAGAGATCCCCTTTGCAGCAGTGGTTATAAATTCTTGGATAAATGACGACAACAGCATATATCAGTATCATAATCATAAGGTGAAGCTAAATAAAACAGTGAACCCTTTTATGGTGGTAATAGATTCTGAGTTGATCAGAAATTTGCCGACAGTTGCCATGGCTTCTGTCGGGATAGATTCTCTGACCTATTCTGTAGAGGCATTAGTATCTACAGGAGCGACCCTTGTAAGCGACACCTTTGCCTTTGAAGCTCTCAAAATTTTAAAGAAAAACTTAGAGGAGTTTATAAAAGGAAAAAACTCTAAGGAAATAAGAGAACAGCTGACTTATGCCAATTATCTCGCCAATATGGCATTTAATAATATTGCCGTGGTTCCTGGCCAGATAGAAAGGACGAGTGGCTTTCATACTCCTGCCTTTGATATGGAGTCAATAGACACAAAGATGAAGGAGATTGCTGAGATATTCGGGATAGAATCAAAGGATGAAAAGATAAGTATAGAGGTCATGGAAGAGATAAAGAGACTTTCGAATATGATAAAAGTAGACCCAAGTTCAAGAAAAGATGAAAATGTAATAATGTACTAA
- a CDS encoding TetR/AcrR family transcriptional regulator: MQVKKETVYKNIYNSALNEFWKNGYEKTTMRSIADNSGITLGNIYRYFPNKASLFEAIIGDTYTNFINIFDTYHDKLSKMTHEQKLAFYIELLSNFFISNKKKLAILFAGSNGTKFEDFEHKIIENFKNISIKRAEILRDDEGLIIEDQEIHFFIAESLFFSLKKIAFIFDEEDKIRKYLKKIIPGSYTDLLRKLGTKNTD, encoded by the coding sequence TTGCAGGTAAAAAAAGAAACGGTCTATAAGAATATATACAATTCTGCATTAAATGAGTTTTGGAAAAATGGTTATGAAAAAACTACTATGAGAAGTATTGCAGACAATTCTGGTATAACTTTGGGGAATATATATAGGTATTTTCCAAACAAAGCCTCTCTTTTTGAGGCAATTATAGGTGATACTTATACTAATTTTATAAATATATTCGACACTTATCACGATAAATTATCAAAAATGACTCATGAACAAAAACTTGCATTTTATATAGAACTCCTTTCAAATTTCTTCATATCCAACAAAAAAAAGCTCGCCATCCTTTTTGCAGGTAGCAATGGGACAAAATTTGAAGATTTTGAGCATAAAATTATAGAAAATTTTAAAAATATCTCCATTAAAAGAGCAGAAATTCTAAGAGATGATGAAGGATTGATTATAGAAGATCAGGAAATACATTTTTTTATAGCTGAAAGTCTGTTTTTTTCATTAAAAAAAATTGCCTTTATATTTGATGAAGAGGATAAAATAAGGAAATACCTTAAAAAAATCATACCAGGTTCTTATACCGATCTTCTTAGGAAGTTGGGGACTAAAAACACCGACTAA